From one Gossypium hirsutum isolate 1008001.06 chromosome D08, Gossypium_hirsutum_v2.1, whole genome shotgun sequence genomic stretch:
- the LOC107908342 gene encoding uncharacterized protein, with protein MVNRREAVNVVTSTITSLIDDNFNETEEEMSETDVSSSDVFESDVSNRIRVYLDDLNIDDIEVGELCDSDDSRRLDSAHKSDSNGQNWPEFNPENDMSNPRLKVCKDGYRDGCRRIVGLDGCFLKGYYSGYLLATVGIDATNDIYPIAYTAVESENQASWLWFLELLTIDLEILSSYEISFITRRYVRHLHANFNKAGFRTKELKDSLWKASRASTPRDFEDVIDELKKTNKYAYDWLKEKNPTHWSRSHFSIRSHSDMLVNNLSESFNKMILEAKEKPILTMMETVRTKIMLLIVKKKEEAKKWKGMLCPKIRKKLDVNIKDSLRCVSSHASGNKYQVECGPNSQYVVNLVENSCSSRNWDLTSIPCIHVLAVIHLKNEFPETYVQTWYTKQTQLDIYSNFIRPVRGPKQWVSLSNMLPILPPTLRRPPGRPTKVKRHKVGVHNQVVAPTQQQVTPNQQEYTPT; from the exons ATGGTCAATAGAAGAGAAGCTGTCAATGTTGTTACATCCACTATAACGA GTTTAATTGATGACAATTTTAATGAGACTGAAGAAGAAATGTCTGAAACTGATGTGTCTAGTAGTGATGTATTTGAAAGCGATGTGTCTAATAGGATAAGAGTTTATTTAGATGATTTAAACATTGATGATATAGAAGTAGGTGAACTGTGTGATAGTGATGATTCTAGAAGATTAGATAGTGCACATAAATCTgactcaaatggccaaaattgGCCTGAGTTCAACCCAGAGAATGACATGAGTAATCCTAGACTTAAG GTATGCAAAGATGGCTATAGGGATGGTTGTAGGAGGATAGTAGGTTTAGATGGATGTTTCTTGAAGGGCTACTATAGTGGCTACTTACTTGCAACTGTTGGGATAGATGCAACTAATGACATCTATCCTATTGCATATACTGCTGTTGAAAGTGAAAACCAAGCATCATGGCTTTGGTTCTTGGAGTTGCTCACAATAGACTTAGAAATTCTGAGCTCATACGAAATATCTTTCAT AACAAGACGCTATGTTAGACACCTACATGCCAATTTCAATAAAGCTGGTTTCCGAACAAAGGAATTGAAAGATTCGCTTTGGAAAGCTTCTAGAGCAAGCACTCCAAGAGATTTTGAGGATGTTATAGATGAATTGAAGAAAACCAATAAGTATGCTTATGATTGGTTGAAGGAAAAGAACCCTACTCACTGGTCAAGATCTCATTTCTCAATTAGGAGCCATTCTGACATGTTGGTGAATAATCTTTCTGAATCATTTAACAAG ATGATATTAGAAGCAAAAGAGAAACCTATTTTGACCATGATGGAAACAGTAAGGACTAAGATTATGTTGTTGATtgtcaagaagaaagaagaagctaAAAAATGGAAAGGAATGTTGTGTCCAAAGATCAGGAAAAAGCTAGATGTCAATATCAAAGACTCATTGAG GTGTGTTTCATCACATGCTAGTGGGAATAAGTATCAGGTTGAATGTGGTCCAAACAGTCAGTATGTGGTGAACCTAGTTGAGAATTCTTGCTCCTCCAGGAATTGGGATCTCACTAGCATCCCTTGCATACATGTGCTGGCTGTCATTCATCTAAAAAATGAGTTCCCAGAGACTTATGTACAAACATGGTACACCAAGCAAACCCAACTTGACATTTACTCTAATTTCATAAGGCCAGTAAGGGGTCCTAAACAATGGGTGTCTTTGTCAAACATGCTGCCAATACTGCCTCCTACACTAAGAAGGCCACCTGGCAGACCTACTAAG GTCAAAAGACACAAAGTTGGTGTTCACAACCAAGTGGTTGCCCCAACTCAGCAACAGGTTACCCCAAATCAGCAAGAGTATACCCCAACTTAG